The Gemmatimonadaceae bacterium nucleotide sequence CAACAGAACCGGGGCCGTAGCCGGGACCGGTGGCCGTCATGACGGTCACACCCGCGCGGCGGCCGAAAGGCCGAACCGCCCCCGCCGAATCGGGGCCGTACGTCCCCAGCGACACCGGAGTGCCCTCCACGGCGATGGTCGAGTCGGCCATGGTGAAGGTGATGGGCACCGAGTGGTGCATCGCGAAACTGTCGGCGATGACCAACGGCAGCGGCGCGGCGTACGCGCTGGGATACTGCCCGACACCGATGTTGATCGTGTCTCTGCTGAAACGGAGCGGCGGCGCCGGCCCGACCACCAGTGGCATGGCGCGGGTGAATCCGCTGACCGACGCCGAGATCGTGTCGGTGCCCTGGGCGAGTGCGGTGACCAAGCCCGCAATATCCACGGACGCGAGCGTCGGACGAGCCGAACTCCAGGTCACCGCCCCGAGCCGCGCAATCGTTGCGCCCCGCGCATCCACCGGGCGGCCTGCAAGCTTGACCGCGCGGCCCAACGGAACGCTGCCCACGGTCGGCGAGACTGCGATGCCTACCACACGCTGCTGCACCACGACACGGATTGAGTCGACCCCACCCGCGTCCTCGCGGGCCAACAGATACGTGCTCCCCTCGCTCGTGGCAATCGCGCGCCCGTCCTGCGTGACCCGCACCACTCCGGAATCACGACTGGCCCAGGTGAGCGACACCTGGTCGCCCGGCGCGCCGGAAACGCTGACCGACAGGGGCAGTGTGTCGCCGAGTGAGGTGAGCGTATCGAGGTGGGACGATAGCTGGATGGAGAGCGGCTGGCGGACGACCACCAGCGTGCTGTCGGCGAGCGAGGCGTTGGAGGCCACCACCCAGGTGCGCCCTGCGCCGGTTCCCACGAGCAACCCCTGCTCCGCGAACCGTGCAACCGACGAATTGCGCGTATCCCACTTGAGGTCGACGACGCCCGCCGCCGTGCCGTCGGTACGCGCGGCGACATACGGCACGTCCAGCGAGTCCCCGACCGCGATCAACACGCTGTCATCGATCAGTTGGAGCGTGGAGAGCTGCGGCAGTTGGACCGGTTTGGTGGCGTCACTCGCGCCGCAACTCAGTCCGGCAAAGGTGAGCGCGCACAGCGCCGCGGCCGTCAGGACACCCCGGCGATGACGCTGGCGCGCCCTCAAGGCCTTCATATCAATCATCGCAAGTCACCAGTGCGGCTGCGTCCACGAGCGCCGTGGAAGGGGAGGCTTTCGAACAAATGCGAATGCTCATGGACCCATACTCCTGGCGCGGACCGCAGGCTGTCAAGCCGGTCAGACCTGCGGGGCACTCGCCCCATCGCGTTCGTACCTCCTCGGCGCCACCCCCATCACCCGCTTGAACGCCGTACTGCACGCGCTCTCCCACTCGGAGCCGAGCGACTGCGCAACCACCGCCACCGGCGCTTGCGACGTCGTGAGCCGGTCGCCCGCTGGCAGCACGCGCGGCGCGCGAGGTACTCCATCGGTGAACTGCCCACTGTCTCCTCGAGCCGCTGCTCAACGGCCCGAGGTCGCGTTGATCTCCACCGCGGCCGAGGCGGCGAGTTCGCCGTCGCCGAGCGACGCGGTACCCCCTACGGTGAGGGTCATGCGGCTCCGCACTCCCGATTCCGGAAACCAGTTGATGCGCACGCTGTCATCCGGCGCCAGCGGTCGGGAAACGGGCCCCACCACGCAATCGACGGTGGCGTACGTGTTCTGCCAGCGGCCGCCGACGAACTGCTGCTCCGTCCACGCGGGCTGGTCGCCGCACAGCGAGATGTAGCTCGTGTCGCGCCCCCGGTTCACCGCGCGCACGAGCGTGGGCGTCGTGCGATCCTGCCCCGGCGGGTCGCAACTGAACAGGCACTGTCCCGGCACGTCGACCGAGATCGCGACGTCGCGCACGGCCACCGGCCCCGTCAAGCGGGCCGAGCCACACGCGGCGAACACGATGGCTAGTGCGACATGGGATCTTCTGAGCATCGATCGGTGCCCTGCCCTTGGGAGACGTAAGTGCGTACCGGTACACCGTGCCAGGAGTTCCCGCTCCAACGGCCGGGGTCACTGCCCCATTGGCTGATCGGCGATCGGCCTGACCACCGAACGCCCGTCGCCGGCGTCCAGCGCCGACGTCGGGAAGGTGGGCCGCGACGACTGGCAACGATCGGCTCCCCTCGGCAAGCGTGCGGTGACGCGGTGCGCGTGCCCGCGCGCCATGTTCCGGAGGCAGCCGGGACTTGAGCCGTTGGCCGACGGGTATTACCGTAATACCGTGCCCACGATCACCTTCAAAGTCACCGCCCGGGAGGCGGCGCGCATCCGGCGGCTGGCCCGCCACGAGGGACTTACCGTGTCCGAGTTTCTCCGCCGCCGCGCGATGCAGGCGCCCCCGACCGCCCACGCAGCGGGTGCGTACCACATAAAGACCAGCGCCGTGACCGGGTTGCCGGTCATGCACGCGCCCCAGGCGGTTCCCCCGGTTTCCAGCGAGCAGGTGCGCGAACTGCTCGCGGACTTTCCGTGATCTATCTGCTGGATGTGAACGCGCTCCTGGCGCTGGCGCACGCGGCCCACGTCCACCACGCACGCACCGAACGATGGGTCGCCACCCTGCGACCCACCGACCGGCTGGCCACGTGCTCGATTACGGAATTGGGCTTCGTGCGCGTCGCGCCGCAGGCGAGGCTTTCACCCGACGTGCCCGCCGCGTGCGAACTTCTCAAACTGCTCACCCGCGCAAAGCGACCGAGGTTTGTTCGGTTGTCGGATGACCTGGGCGTGGACAGCCTCCCGGCGTGGGTCAAATCCCCTGCCCAAACGACGGATGGACATCTCGTGGCACTCGCGGCCGCGAGCGATGCCCGCCTCGCCACGCTCGATGCGGGCATCCCGAGCTCGATGGTGATTCCGGACGTGTGACGGCGGGTCGGGCATGCCTTGACGTCCTCCACGGCGCAACCCATCTTCTCCCCTAACCTAGTTGGTAGAGGATCCGATGCCCCGCACCGCCAACGATCTCCTCCACGGCACCCTCGACGTGCTCGTCCTCAAGACGCTCTCCTGGGGCCCGATGCACGGCTACGGCATCACCACCTGGATCGAACGCCACTCCGGCGACGAACTCCAGATCGTCGACGCCGCGCTCTACAAAGCCCTGCACCGCCTCGAGGCCGCCCGCTCCATCGCCTCGGCGTGGGGCGTGTCCGACAACAACCGCCGCGCCAAGTTCTACTCGCTCACCGCCAAGGGTAAACGGCAGCTCCAGGCCGAACTCTCCACCTGGAAGCGCTACGTCACGGCCGTGTCCGGCATACTGGAGACGCCATGACGCGCCCGTTCGGTGGGGACAAGCTGCCGCCCGGCGTGCGGCGCGTGCTGCGGCTGCCGTGGAGCCGCCCCGAGATGCGCCGCGACCTGGACGACGAGGTGCAGTTCCACCTCCAGATGCGCATCGACGACCTGATGGCCCGCGGCATGAGCGAGCCCGAAGCGGAATCCGAAGCGCTGCGGCGGCTCGGCGACGCCGGCGAACTGAAACAGTACCTGATGCGCGTGAACGAACGACGCGCGTTGGCGGACCGCGCCATCGGCTGGTTCCAGGATTGGCTGCACGACGTCGCGCTCGCCTGGCGACAGGCGCGGCACAACGCCGCGTTCACCGCGCTGGCGGTGGTCACGCTCGCACTTGGCATCGGCGCCAACACGGCGATCTTCAGCGTCGTGCACCGGCTGCTCATCGCGCCCCTTCCCTACCCCAACGGCAACAGCATCGTCGTGCTCAGGATGGGCGGCGACCGCGGATCGCTGCTGCCGCCGTCGGGCTCGCTGATCGACGCGTGGACCGCGCGCGCGCATTCCATTGGGCCCGTCGCCGCGATCGCGGTTGACGGCATCGCCGTGCAGGACTTCGCTGAGCAGGACACCGTGGTCGCGTTGATCACCCCGAACTATCTGAGCGTGTTGGGACTGCGCCCGTCCATCGGCCGCGGGTTCACCACCGCCGAAGCGCAGGGCCGCGCGTCGACCGTCGCGATGATCACCGACGGTCTCTGGAAGCGAAGCTATGGCGGGCGCTCGGACGTGCTCGGCAAGACGCTGAGCGTGGACGGGAAATCGTACACCATCGTCGGCGTCACGCCGCCGGCCATGGGCAACCCGGCTTCGCTCAGCTCGTTGGGTGCGCGGCTCCATAGCGCGACGCCGAGCATCTTCTTCCCCGCTCCGGCCGACTCGATGGAAGGGAGCGACGCGTTCGCGAGGCTGCGCCCGGGCGTATCGAAGGAGCAGGCCGCGCAGGAGCTGCAGACGATCGCCGCGACGGTACCGGTTCCGACTGGCACGCCAGTTGCGCAGTGGACCAACGCCCGATGCTGCGTTCGCGCGCTCGGCCCGCAGGACATGCTCGATTCGCGCGAGGTGCGCGCCGTGAAGGTGCTGTTTCTGGCCGTCGCGGTGCTGCTGCTCATCGCCTGCGCCAACGTGGCCAGCCTGCTGATGTCGCGCGCCTGGACGCGCCGGCGCGAGTTCGCCGTGCGGGCCGCGCTGGGCGCCGGCCGCGGGCGCCTGGCCCGACTCGTGCTCACCGAGAGCGTGATGACCGCGCTGGCGGGTGGATTGCTCGGCGTCGTCCTGGCGTGGCAGGGGCTGCGGATCATCGTCGCGCTGCGTCCGCCCACGCTGGCCGATCTGGCCGGAGCGCGGCTCGAGCCCGCGGTGCTGCTGTGGAGCGTCGGGATCTCGGTGGCCGCGGGCGTACTATTTGGCAGTGCGCCCGCCCTGTTCGCGGGCGGGCGTTCGGTGGGCGACGTGTTGCGCAGCGAATCGCTCACCGCGTCGGGCGACGCCGGGCTGCGCCGAGTGCGGTCGGGGTTGATCGTGGTGGAGATCGCGATGGCGCTGGTGCTGCTGGTGGGCGCGGGGCTGCTCGTGCGGTCGTTCGTTGCGTTGGAGACCACGCCGCTGGGGTTCGAACCGCACGGGCTGATGGCCTTTGACGTTCTGCTCGGTCCGAGCGCCGGGCGGGAGCGAGCGCAGCGGATTGTCGTCGAGCAGTCCGTCATGGAGCGGTTGCGCTCGACGCCCGGAGTGACCGGCGTGGCCGTCGGCTCGATGCCCGGTGAGCCGTGGCACCTATTCGGGGTGACGTTGGAATCGGACCCCGACGCGACTGGTCGAGTGCGCAGTGTTCCCGATTTCGGCGTGACGCTGATGACGCCGAACTACTTGAGCGTGGCGGGCATGCCCCTGCTCGCGGGGAGGATGCCGGTTTCACCACCCGGCGACGCCGCCTATCGCGCGGGTCCAAAGCCGGGGCAGCCCGTGGTGCCCCGCGAGGTTGCGGTGGACCGGGCGCTGGCGCACGCGCTGTGGCCCGACGGCAACGTTATTGGCCAGCGCATGTACGGTGTGAACCCACGCTCGAACGAGCGCGATCCGGATGTCGTGGTCGGTCTCGTGGAGGGCGCGCACATTCCCAGCGTCGCCGGCCCCGCCGAGCCCGCGTTCTACCAACCCACCATCGTGCCGGGGAACGTCAGCTATCTCGTGCGCGTGACCGGCGACCCGCACGTTGTGGCGCCCCAACTGCGCAAACTGATTTCGGAGACGAACTCAGCCGCCGTCGCGCGCGCGACGACCATTGGCGACGACTACATCCGCGACGCGCTGGCGCCGTCCACCTTTGCGATGGCGTTGCTCGGGACCTTCGCGCTCATAGCGCTGGTGCTCTCGGCAGTCGGCCTCTATGGGATGATCGCGTACAGCGTGAGTCAGCGGACGAGGGAAATCGGCGTGCGGATGGCGTTGGGCGCGGAGCCGCGGGCGATTGCGGGGCTCGTGGTGGGGCATGGTATCCGGCTCGCGTTGGCCGGCGTGGTGCTCGGCGCTGCGGGAGCGTTTGCCGGGACGCGGCTGCTCAACGGGATGTTGTATGACGTTGGGGCGAGCGATCCGGCGACGTTCGCGACGATCTCAGTGCTGGTGGTCGGCATTTCGCTGGTGGCGAGTTATGTGCCGGCGAGAAGGGCGGTGAAGGTGGATCCGATGGAATCACTTCGGACCGACTGAGGTATGAGCGCGCCCTCCCGACGGTTACGAGATGAACCTCAAGCTGGCGTGCGGACCGCCGTGAGGGGTGGGGTCGTCGGCTCACCTCGCCCTGCACTGAATCCACCGCCGCCTGGCGCTTGGCCGGCGCGGCGCCGGCCTGGAAGCGCATGAGAATGATACCTCGCATGAACGGCACGCCGGGCCATCGCGCGTCGCTGGTACGATTCGCCGGATCGTACAACCGCTGCGGCTCCGAGTCGGGCGCGGTGGCCGGGACCGCTCCGCCGACCGCGGCCGCCGTTGCCCAAAGAGTGAAGGCGAAACGGTGCACGCCCGAGTGGATGGAGATTGCGATGTCACGGCTTCCGCTCGTCTCTCCTGGCGCGAGCTGCGGCGCGCCAGCTCCCGCGGGAAGCAAGCTGTCCAGCCGCCAGACGAGCGCGCCCGGGAACGCTTGTGCTGAGTCGGCGACGCTGGAATCGGCGTCCATGTACATGAGGTAGTCACCCGTGTGCTTGTTCTTCGCGAGGCCGGGCGGAACTTCGACGCACAGGCTTTCCTCACAAGCGAGCACCAACCGCGGCGCGCCAACCGCAGCCGAGCCTCCGTTGGTCACGTGCACCTGCAGCGACGTACCACCTCTGCCGCCACCGCCGGCCTCGCTCGCTACCTCACCCTCTACAACACCCGCCGTCCGCACTTCAGCCTCGCCGACCAGACGCCCGACGAGGCCTACTTCACGCCGCTTTCCCTTTCGAACGCGGCCTAACCCGCCCGGTAATCCAGTTAGCCGACCCCGTCACGCTGTACAGAAAAGCG carries:
- a CDS encoding Ig-like domain-containing protein, whose product is MIDMKALRARQRHRRGVLTAAALCALTFAGLSCGASDATKPVQLPQLSTLQLIDDSVLIAVGDSLDVPYVAARTDGTAAGVVDLKWDTRNSSVARFAEQGLLVGTGAGRTWVVASNASLADSTLVVVRQPLSIQLSSHLDTLTSLGDTLPLSVSVSGAPGDQVSLTWASRDSGVVRVTQDGRAIATSEGSTYLLAREDAGGVDSIRVVVQQRVVGIAVSPTVGSVPLGRAVKLAGRPVDARGATIARLGAVTWSSARPTLASVDIAGLVTALAQGTDTISASVSGFTRAMPLVVGPAPPLRFSRDTINIGVGQYPSAYAAPLPLVIADSFAMHHSVPITFTMADSTIAVEGTPVSLGTYGPDSAGAVRPFGRRAGVTVMTATGPGYGPGSVVVRVTTPKLNMIDSVMPLFDPAHSTATSTMFAYFQDSLGHEGQLWRPATVRYRASDTTVVVPSASSVTVDSGQIDVTVRMRATGPGVAWLIAYPDGYASDSTRVHVTTYAPRLLFTREPGATNVERGASMYLGAGESTTYYQVGVFASALGGWSTTVPLTLSHGRRAVIAIPDSANRDNGYFHVQALTEGSDTIIATAAGYRPDSLIVIVTRPSFRFNFGQTTYATLVNAPTFPTTTMFHKVTLQAIYTD
- a CDS encoding TA system VapC family ribonuclease toxin, which encodes MIYLLDVNALLALAHAAHVHHARTERWVATLRPTDRLATCSITELGFVRVAPQARLSPDVPAACELLKLLTRAKRPRFVRLSDDLGVDSLPAWVKSPAQTTDGHLVALAAASDARLATLDAGIPSSMVIPDV
- a CDS encoding PadR family transcriptional regulator, whose product is MPRTANDLLHGTLDVLVLKTLSWGPMHGYGITTWIERHSGDELQIVDAALYKALHRLEAARSIASAWGVSDNNRRAKFYSLTAKGKRQLQAELSTWKRYVTAVSGILETP
- a CDS encoding ADOP family duplicated permease, with product MTRPFGGDKLPPGVRRVLRLPWSRPEMRRDLDDEVQFHLQMRIDDLMARGMSEPEAESEALRRLGDAGELKQYLMRVNERRALADRAIGWFQDWLHDVALAWRQARHNAAFTALAVVTLALGIGANTAIFSVVHRLLIAPLPYPNGNSIVVLRMGGDRGSLLPPSGSLIDAWTARAHSIGPVAAIAVDGIAVQDFAEQDTVVALITPNYLSVLGLRPSIGRGFTTAEAQGRASTVAMITDGLWKRSYGGRSDVLGKTLSVDGKSYTIVGVTPPAMGNPASLSSLGARLHSATPSIFFPAPADSMEGSDAFARLRPGVSKEQAAQELQTIAATVPVPTGTPVAQWTNARCCVRALGPQDMLDSREVRAVKVLFLAVAVLLLIACANVASLLMSRAWTRRREFAVRAALGAGRGRLARLVLTESVMTALAGGLLGVVLAWQGLRIIVALRPPTLADLAGARLEPAVLLWSVGISVAAGVLFGSAPALFAGGRSVGDVLRSESLTASGDAGLRRVRSGLIVVEIAMALVLLVGAGLLVRSFVALETTPLGFEPHGLMAFDVLLGPSAGRERAQRIVVEQSVMERLRSTPGVTGVAVGSMPGEPWHLFGVTLESDPDATGRVRSVPDFGVTLMTPNYLSVAGMPLLAGRMPVSPPGDAAYRAGPKPGQPVVPREVAVDRALAHALWPDGNVIGQRMYGVNPRSNERDPDVVVGLVEGAHIPSVAGPAEPAFYQPTIVPGNVSYLVRVTGDPHVVAPQLRKLISETNSAAVARATTIGDDYIRDALAPSTFAMALLGTFALIALVLSAVGLYGMIAYSVSQRTREIGVRMALGAEPRAIAGLVVGHGIRLALAGVVLGAAGAFAGTRLLNGMLYDVGASDPATFATISVLVVGISLVASYVPARRAVKVDPMESLRTD